The proteins below come from a single Oerskovia jenensis genomic window:
- a CDS encoding DUF5701 family protein, whose amino-acid sequence MTTSTTPARSATPGTAERAAAPTTGRPAQLSPGAVLPPLADQAQRLVALGVHEIAGLSADDVRDAVEHLAPGAPDGGLLTLHPRLAPPSVLAPLLRLGDKAGFVVVDMEDVDRFEPLEGLALPDSPLYVVTDVDRGDDLANWSPDEALPEITRRGRTPLVLSEGIHWALQAPDVVERNHCYMTIGSRLRKDKGRLDSRTPAVWISNGTGRDGKERRGAPKVGWCWAGNRHTWLGFASGAGRVGTSRV is encoded by the coding sequence ATGACGACCAGCACGACGCCCGCACGATCCGCCACGCCAGGGACGGCCGAGCGAGCCGCCGCACCCACGACCGGCCGACCGGCGCAGCTCTCCCCGGGAGCGGTCCTGCCGCCGCTCGCCGACCAGGCACAGCGCCTGGTCGCGCTCGGCGTCCACGAGATCGCGGGGCTGTCCGCGGACGACGTGCGCGACGCCGTCGAGCACCTTGCCCCGGGCGCACCCGACGGCGGGCTGCTCACCCTGCACCCCCGCCTCGCCCCGCCGTCCGTGCTCGCGCCGCTGCTGCGGCTCGGTGACAAGGCGGGCTTCGTCGTGGTCGACATGGAGGACGTCGACCGCTTCGAACCCCTCGAAGGGCTCGCGCTGCCGGACAGCCCGCTGTACGTCGTGACCGACGTCGACCGCGGCGACGACCTGGCGAACTGGTCGCCCGACGAGGCGCTGCCCGAGATCACCCGACGCGGCCGCACGCCGCTCGTCCTCAGCGAAGGGATCCACTGGGCCCTCCAGGCGCCCGACGTCGTCGAGCGCAACCACTGCTACATGACGATCGGGTCGCGGCTCCGCAAGGACAAGGGACGCCTCGACTCCCGCACGCCCGCCGTGTGGATCTCGAACGGCACCGGCCGCGACGGCAAGGAGCGCCGAGGTGCCCCCAAGGTGGGCTGGTGCTGGGCGGGCAACCGGCACACGTGGCTCGGCTTCGCGTCGGGCGCGGGTCGTGTCGGGACGTCGCGGGTGTAG
- a CDS encoding LPXTG cell wall anchor domain-containing protein, with translation MNMPPQDSCIELAQTGSGSGLLAVVGVLAVLAGTALLVARRRRSAHAGLGAGAGAAAIVLLSATLAFGPSTSVARAADCPPDTSSQRQSSAPAPVVPPAAPAPAPAPPAAPTPEPTPEPTVTLTPEPTPTQTPPPAPACPVGNDLGSLPAGQTIAWTPVTVPDPTASPGTEDGELALVYTNNVSGFTWHVVDPATGEESGDCAGTPVQAGACVPYPTPVSWVQWVWQASPPEWLQTGGSGGNSGCGGGGGNN, from the coding sequence ATGAACATGCCACCTCAGGACTCGTGCATCGAGCTCGCCCAGACTGGGTCCGGCTCGGGCCTCCTCGCCGTCGTGGGGGTCCTCGCAGTGCTCGCTGGGACCGCTCTGCTCGTCGCCCGGCGGCGCCGCTCTGCTCATGCGGGCCTCGGTGCGGGCGCGGGGGCTGCAGCGATCGTGCTGCTGTCCGCCACTCTTGCCTTCGGGCCGTCCACGAGCGTGGCCCGTGCTGCCGACTGCCCTCCTGACACCTCGTCCCAGCGACAGTCTTCCGCGCCCGCGCCGGTCGTCCCTCCGGCGGCACCCGCGCCCGCCCCCGCACCGCCTGCCGCGCCCACACCGGAGCCAACGCCGGAGCCTACGGTCACGCTGACCCCGGAGCCCACGCCGACGCAGACGCCGCCTCCGGCACCGGCGTGCCCGGTCGGCAACGACCTGGGGTCACTGCCCGCCGGGCAGACCATCGCGTGGACTCCTGTCACGGTCCCCGATCCGACTGCGTCGCCGGGCACCGAGGACGGGGAGCTCGCGCTGGTCTATACGAACAACGTCTCCGGTTTCACCTGGCACGTCGTCGACCCGGCGACCGGCGAGGAGTCGGGCGACTGTGCCGGGACTCCGGTCCAGGCCGGGGCTTGTGTCCCCTACCCGACGCCGGTGAGCTGGGTCCAGTGGGTCTGGCAGGCCTCGCCGCCGGAGTGGCTGCAGACTGGTGGGTCCGGCGGGAACAGTGGGTGCGGTGGGGGCGGGGGCAACAACTGA
- a CDS encoding TetR/AcrR family transcriptional regulator, whose translation MTRQADPERIALRREQVATEAGRLFAAQGYDRTSVAQVAKAVGTSPASIFYYFEDKAALFRAVFERDLPAVEALIARHVEAADPMTAILDVLDALAEDAADPSASGMLVELLRRVDHDPELLAVVARTAGVVRDGLAALISRGVAAGTVDPRLDATEAAAWLQAIVDATYLNARPGHSPHAELRRTARGFLSPPPRDQEDHDG comes from the coding sequence GTGACGAGGCAGGCTGATCCTGAGCGGATCGCCCTCAGACGAGAACAGGTCGCGACCGAGGCGGGCCGCTTATTTGCCGCGCAGGGCTACGACCGCACGAGCGTCGCACAGGTGGCCAAGGCGGTCGGGACGAGCCCTGCCAGCATCTTCTACTACTTCGAGGACAAGGCCGCATTGTTCCGGGCGGTGTTCGAGCGGGACCTCCCGGCCGTGGAAGCGTTGATCGCCCGCCATGTTGAGGCAGCCGACCCGATGACGGCGATCCTCGACGTGCTCGACGCTCTCGCCGAGGATGCCGCCGACCCGAGCGCGTCGGGGATGCTCGTCGAGCTGCTGCGTCGGGTCGATCACGACCCCGAGCTGCTCGCGGTCGTGGCCCGCACTGCCGGCGTGGTGCGCGACGGCCTGGCCGCGCTGATCTCGCGTGGCGTCGCGGCCGGCACCGTCGATCCGCGCCTCGATGCGACCGAGGCGGCCGCCTGGTTGCAGGCGATCGTCGATGCGACCTACCTCAACGCCCGGCCCGGGCACTCGCCGCACGCAGAGTTGCGCCGTACCGCCCGGGGGTTTCTCAGCCCACCCCCGCGCGACCAGGAGGATCACGATGGTTGA
- a CDS encoding TPM domain-containing protein, which translates to MTSSSVHPALPRHVQRGRRSVLRIGLALGIAGTIALGGPGLPASAEAVSLGTPDAPVVAAAAATSDAARPALAATALPAEQPLDLPGRITDPSGVLGDRTAEVEAAMDRLEEDTPYQLFVVYVDTFDGQDAQSWAAATANLSGMGRDDVLLAVATQDRRYDLSADHNIGLSETSLDTVQAAVEDQLSQDEWAGAAVAAADTLRAEATGSSSSGGSGWLVALVVGLLAIAGFFVVRALLNKRRGTAAKPGGPDEADELAQLPTDELNRRASSALVAIDDALKTSEQELGFAQAQFGLEATQEFQVALATGKQKASQAFALRQQLDDDTPESEPQARTMMAQIIALCTEVGRSLDAESAQFDELRDLQSRAPEVLDTVERRAGEVEARVAPARSTLAALSTTYPAAALASVSANPDQVLQLVAGAREAVAAGRTALENTDRASAVAHARAAENAVGQAVTLLDAIDSAGEVLAQAGQRLDVAVASITADIADAARLAPSDPTVSARAADAQAAVTEARTARDGGDPIAALRRLTDAEAAIDAALAPFRASAEQTARAAALLRDTLGRVDSQVRATNDFIETRRGAVGPEARTRLSEAIRYLGEARALQPSDPVRALATAQQADSLAQAAAQLAQRDASAWESQQNGPGMFGGGSGGGGNNVGGMVLGGILLDQILRGGGGGGRRSGGGFGGGFGGGGFGGGGFGGSSGGRSSRGSSGGRSSRGGRF; encoded by the coding sequence GTGACCTCGTCGTCCGTTCACCCTGCACTCCCCCGGCACGTCCAGCGCGGCCGCCGGTCCGTCCTCCGCATCGGCCTGGCGCTCGGGATCGCCGGCACGATCGCCCTCGGTGGTCCGGGTCTCCCCGCGAGCGCGGAAGCCGTCTCCCTCGGGACGCCCGACGCCCCGGTCGTCGCCGCTGCCGCCGCCACGTCCGACGCCGCACGACCTGCCCTGGCCGCGACAGCCCTCCCCGCCGAGCAGCCGCTCGACCTCCCGGGCCGCATCACCGACCCCAGCGGGGTGCTGGGTGACCGGACCGCCGAGGTCGAGGCCGCGATGGACCGCTTGGAGGAGGACACCCCGTACCAGCTCTTCGTCGTCTACGTCGACACCTTCGACGGCCAGGACGCGCAGTCCTGGGCCGCGGCGACGGCCAACCTGTCGGGCATGGGCCGGGACGACGTCCTGCTGGCCGTCGCGACCCAGGACCGGCGCTACGACCTGTCGGCCGACCACAACATCGGGTTGTCCGAGACATCGCTCGACACCGTGCAGGCGGCGGTCGAGGACCAGCTCAGCCAGGACGAGTGGGCGGGGGCCGCGGTCGCCGCCGCGGACACCCTGCGGGCCGAGGCGACCGGCTCGTCGTCCTCGGGCGGCTCGGGCTGGCTCGTGGCCCTCGTGGTCGGGCTGCTCGCCATCGCGGGCTTCTTCGTGGTCCGCGCGCTCCTGAACAAGCGCCGGGGGACGGCGGCGAAGCCCGGCGGGCCCGACGAGGCAGACGAGCTCGCCCAGCTCCCGACCGACGAGCTGAACCGACGGGCCAGCTCGGCCCTCGTCGCGATCGACGATGCCCTCAAGACCTCCGAGCAGGAGCTCGGCTTCGCGCAGGCCCAGTTCGGTCTCGAGGCGACGCAGGAGTTCCAGGTGGCGCTCGCGACGGGCAAGCAGAAGGCGTCCCAGGCTTTCGCGCTGCGCCAGCAGCTCGACGACGACACCCCGGAGTCCGAGCCCCAGGCCCGCACGATGATGGCGCAGATCATCGCGCTGTGCACCGAGGTCGGCCGCTCGCTCGACGCGGAGTCCGCCCAGTTCGACGAGCTGCGTGACCTCCAGTCCCGCGCCCCGGAGGTCCTCGACACGGTCGAGCGTCGCGCGGGCGAGGTCGAGGCCCGGGTCGCCCCGGCCCGCAGCACCCTGGCAGCGCTCTCGACGACCTACCCTGCCGCAGCGCTCGCGTCGGTGTCCGCGAATCCCGACCAGGTTCTCCAGCTCGTCGCGGGCGCCCGCGAGGCCGTCGCCGCCGGGCGCACGGCGCTCGAGAACACGGACCGGGCGTCGGCCGTCGCGCACGCCCGCGCGGCGGAGAACGCCGTGGGCCAGGCCGTGACGCTCCTCGACGCGATCGACTCGGCGGGCGAGGTCCTCGCACAGGCCGGGCAGCGCCTCGACGTCGCGGTCGCGTCGATCACCGCCGACATCGCCGACGCCGCCCGCCTGGCACCGTCCGACCCGACCGTCTCGGCACGCGCAGCCGACGCCCAGGCCGCCGTGACCGAGGCCCGGACCGCGCGCGACGGGGGCGACCCCATCGCCGCCCTGCGGCGACTGACCGACGCCGAGGCCGCGATCGACGCCGCGCTGGCCCCCTTCCGTGCGAGTGCCGAGCAGACCGCGCGCGCCGCGGCGCTCCTGCGCGACACGCTCGGGCGCGTCGACTCCCAGGTCCGCGCGACGAACGACTTCATCGAGACCCGGCGCGGCGCCGTCGGGCCCGAAGCCCGGACGCGACTCTCCGAGGCGATCCGCTACCTCGGCGAAGCCCGCGCCCTGCAGCCCTCCGACCCCGTGCGCGCCCTCGCCACGGCCCAGCAGGCCGACTCCCTCGCCCAGGCCGCCGCACAGCTCGCGCAGCGCGACGCCTCGGCCTGGGAGTCCCAGCAGAACGGCCCCGGGATGTTCGGCGGAGGATCGGGAGGAGGCGGGAACAACGTCGGCGGCATGGTCCTCGGCGGCATCCTCCTCGACCAGATCCTGCGCGGCGGGGGTGGCGGGGGACGCCGCTCGGGCGGAGGTTTCGGCGGGGGCTTCGGGGGCGGGGGCTTCGGGGGCGGCGGCTTCGGCGGGTCGTCGGGCGGCCGGTCCTCCCGGGGATCGTCGGGCGGACGCTCCAGCAGAGGGGGACGGTTCTAG
- a CDS encoding SigE family RNA polymerase sigma factor: MTTTGGFVAPIGDSDEVVLPARSGARTQRDMEFTAFMVDAESTLSRTAWLLCGDVHRAEELVQHALVRTYVAWPRAREGDPLAYARRVLANARIDNWRRYRREHLTEPHELPSGEHASAERGHAERDALVRALLQLSPQRRRVLVLRYLLDLPERQVADELGLSLGAVKSAASRGLTHLRLILGDEMTTAGTLKEER; the protein is encoded by the coding sequence GTGACGACGACAGGGGGGTTCGTGGCGCCGATCGGCGACAGCGACGAGGTCGTGCTTCCTGCCCGGTCCGGCGCCAGGACGCAGCGCGACATGGAGTTCACGGCCTTCATGGTCGACGCGGAGTCGACACTCTCCCGGACGGCCTGGTTGCTGTGCGGAGACGTGCACCGGGCGGAGGAGCTGGTGCAGCACGCGTTGGTGCGCACGTACGTGGCATGGCCCCGAGCGCGCGAAGGAGATCCGCTCGCCTACGCGAGACGGGTGCTCGCGAACGCGCGCATCGACAACTGGCGCAGGTACCGGCGAGAACACCTCACGGAACCGCACGAGCTGCCCTCCGGCGAGCACGCGTCGGCGGAGCGCGGGCACGCCGAGCGTGACGCCCTCGTCCGAGCGCTGCTGCAGCTGAGCCCGCAGCGTCGACGTGTTCTGGTGCTGCGATATCTGCTCGACCTGCCCGAGCGGCAGGTCGCCGACGAGCTGGGCCTGAGCCTCGGCGCGGTGAAGTCGGCGGCATCGAGGGGCCTGACGCACCTGCGCCTGATCCTCGGAGACGAGATGACCACGGCCGGAACCCTGAAGGAGGAGCGATGA